A single region of the Halorubrum depositum genome encodes:
- a CDS encoding class I SAM-dependent methyltransferase: MGFHTFDADRAAELERPEVRYRWVSAEELIGPLAAADAEVVADLGSGTGFYTDDVAPHAETVYGVDVQTEMHDLYREKGVPENVELVASDVADLPFADGELDAAFSTMTYHEFASDAAIAELARTIRSGGSLVTFDWTAEGDGADGPPTDERFAAGDAVAALEAAGFEVVSESTRTETFAVVARAP; the protein is encoded by the coding sequence ATGGGTTTCCACACGTTCGACGCCGACCGGGCGGCGGAGCTTGAGCGGCCCGAGGTCCGCTACCGCTGGGTGTCCGCCGAGGAGCTGATCGGCCCCCTCGCGGCCGCCGACGCCGAGGTCGTCGCCGACCTCGGCAGCGGCACCGGGTTCTACACCGACGACGTCGCGCCGCACGCCGAGACGGTTTACGGCGTCGACGTCCAGACGGAGATGCACGACCTCTACCGCGAGAAGGGCGTGCCGGAGAACGTCGAGCTCGTCGCGAGCGACGTGGCGGACCTCCCGTTCGCGGACGGCGAGCTCGACGCCGCCTTCTCGACGATGACGTACCACGAGTTCGCGAGCGACGCGGCGATCGCGGAGCTCGCCCGGACGATCCGGTCCGGCGGGTCCCTCGTCACCTTCGACTGGACCGCCGAGGGCGACGGCGCCGACGGCCCGCCGACCGACGAGCGGTTCGCCGCCGGCGACGCGGTCGCGGCGCTGGAGGCGGCCGGGTTCGAGGTCGTCTCCGAGTCGACGCGCACGGAGACGTTCGCCGTCGTCGCCCGGGCGCCGTAG
- a CDS encoding AGE family epimerase/isomerase, whose protein sequence is MTDATPTDATSTDATPPAARYRARSSRARLLATLRVQYPDALADRGYRLLHPETGDHYTDDRRHLVATCRSVANFALGALADGPDWCRPAAEHGLTFLREAHRSEDGGYRLVVAADGTPVDRTRSAYGHAFVLLAYARAADAGIDGAREDLAATHALIEDRLRDDAGLLRSDCDAEWTELEPYRGQNANMHACEAYLAAHEATGEGRYLDRARHVAEAVAVDLAAETDGLLWEHYTAEWEHDFGYNADEPRHQFRPPGYQPGHHVEWAKLLALLDRYDADGPEGSSTGSEVSWYERAAELFDAAVDRGWAENGFVYTHAADGTPLVEDRYGWALAEGLGAAAALAERAAARGDADAAARFRRWHRRFLVRTDLFRGPAGVWYEKRLPADADGDLVAPEPPGVEPDYHPAGAYFESRRSALAEVEEGAGTEGGAD, encoded by the coding sequence ATGACCGACGCGACGCCGACCGACGCGACGTCGACCGACGCGACGCCACCGGCCGCCCGCTACCGAGCTCGTTCGAGCCGGGCGCGGCTGCTCGCGACGCTGCGCGTCCAGTACCCGGACGCGCTCGCCGACCGCGGCTACCGCCTCCTCCACCCGGAGACGGGAGACCACTACACCGACGACCGCCGACACCTGGTCGCGACCTGCCGCTCGGTCGCCAACTTCGCGCTCGGCGCCCTCGCGGACGGCCCGGACTGGTGTCGCCCCGCCGCGGAACACGGACTGACGTTCCTCCGCGAGGCGCATCGGAGCGAGGACGGCGGCTACCGGCTCGTCGTCGCGGCCGACGGCACGCCGGTCGACCGCACCCGGTCGGCGTACGGTCACGCGTTCGTCCTGCTGGCGTACGCCCGCGCCGCGGACGCCGGGATCGACGGCGCCCGCGAGGACCTCGCGGCGACCCACGCGCTGATCGAGGACCGGCTCCGCGACGACGCCGGGCTGCTCCGGAGCGACTGCGACGCGGAGTGGACCGAGCTGGAGCCGTATCGCGGCCAGAACGCGAACATGCACGCCTGCGAGGCGTACCTCGCCGCCCACGAGGCGACGGGCGAGGGCCGCTATCTCGACCGGGCGCGCCACGTCGCCGAGGCGGTCGCGGTCGACCTCGCGGCCGAGACGGACGGCCTCCTCTGGGAGCATTACACGGCCGAGTGGGAGCACGACTTCGGGTACAACGCCGACGAGCCCCGCCATCAGTTCCGCCCGCCGGGGTACCAGCCGGGCCATCACGTCGAGTGGGCGAAGCTCCTCGCGCTCCTCGATCGGTACGACGCGGACGGGCCGGAGGGATCCTCCACCGGTTCCGAGGTCAGCTGGTACGAGCGCGCCGCCGAGCTGTTCGACGCCGCCGTCGACCGCGGCTGGGCGGAGAACGGGTTCGTCTACACCCACGCGGCCGACGGGACCCCGCTCGTCGAGGACCGCTACGGCTGGGCGCTCGCGGAGGGGCTCGGGGCGGCGGCGGCGCTCGCGGAGCGGGCGGCCGCGCGCGGCGACGCGGACGCCGCGGCGCGGTTCCGGCGGTGGCACCGCCGCTTTCTGGTCCGGACCGACCTGTTCCGCGGACCCGCCGGCGTCTGGTACGAGAAGCGGCTCCCGGCCGACGCCGACGGCGACCTCGTCGCGCCGGAGCCGCCGGGCGTCGAGCCCGACTACCACCCGGCCGGCGCGTACTTCGAGAGCCGCCGCTCGGCGCTCGCGGAGGTCGAGGAAGGGGCCGGGACCGAGGGCGGTGCGGACTGA
- the trxA gene encoding thioredoxin, giving the protein MSSPESVPAEPIQLSDPDDFDDLVAAHDVVLVDFHADWCGPCQMMEPAVEAVAAETDAAVVKVDVDVHQSLAAEYGVQSIPTLLVFAGGELVDRRVGAQSEDALTDAVAEHGA; this is encoded by the coding sequence ATGAGTTCACCCGAATCCGTTCCCGCGGAACCGATCCAGCTGTCCGACCCCGACGACTTCGACGATCTCGTCGCCGCCCACGACGTGGTCCTCGTCGACTTCCACGCCGACTGGTGCGGCCCGTGTCAGATGATGGAGCCCGCCGTGGAGGCGGTCGCCGCGGAGACCGACGCCGCCGTCGTGAAGGTCGACGTCGACGTCCACCAGTCGCTCGCGGCCGAGTACGGCGTCCAGAGCATCCCGACGCTGCTGGTGTTCGCCGGCGGCGAGCTCGTCGACCGAAGGGTCGGCGCGCAGAGCGAGGACGCCCTGACGGACGCCGTCGCGGAGCACGGCGCCTGA
- a CDS encoding ABC transporter ATP-binding protein yields MSGDAPRSDGADHPLVVEGLTKEFGSVVANDNVSFAVNEGEVFGFLGPNGAGKSTTIRLLLGLLKPTSGTARVLGADVRDEAALTEAKRRIGYLPAHLGFDEEATGEAVLDYHGAMKGEPRREELLELFTPPTERPIREYSTGNKRMLGLVQAFMHDPDLVIMDEPTAGLDPLKQEAFNEFVRGERDRGTTVFFSSHVLSEVRRVCDRVGILRGGSLVELEDVEALLHRSGKHVRVHASEAAVATITDLDGVLDTDRFAEGVQFVYAGDVNALLRELAGHDVRDVEIGEPPIEDVFSHYYGSEEGAGGSEADENEADGSDGAEATNA; encoded by the coding sequence ATGTCCGGTGACGCGCCTCGCTCCGACGGGGCCGACCACCCCCTCGTCGTCGAGGGGCTCACGAAGGAGTTCGGAAGCGTGGTCGCGAACGACAACGTGTCGTTCGCCGTGAACGAGGGGGAGGTGTTCGGCTTCCTCGGGCCCAACGGTGCGGGGAAGTCGACGACGATACGACTGCTGCTGGGGCTGTTGAAGCCCACGTCGGGCACGGCGAGGGTGCTCGGCGCCGACGTCCGCGACGAGGCCGCGCTGACCGAGGCCAAACGCCGGATCGGCTACCTCCCGGCGCACCTCGGGTTCGACGAGGAGGCGACCGGCGAGGCGGTGCTCGACTACCACGGCGCGATGAAAGGCGAGCCCCGTCGCGAGGAGCTGTTGGAGCTTTTCACCCCGCCCACCGAGCGACCGATACGGGAGTACTCGACCGGGAACAAGCGGATGCTCGGACTGGTGCAGGCGTTCATGCACGACCCCGACCTCGTGATCATGGACGAGCCCACCGCCGGCCTCGACCCGCTCAAACAGGAGGCGTTCAACGAGTTCGTCCGGGGCGAGCGCGACCGCGGCACGACCGTGTTCTTCTCCTCGCACGTGCTGAGCGAGGTGCGACGCGTCTGCGACCGCGTCGGCATCCTCCGCGGCGGGTCCCTCGTCGAGCTCGAGGACGTCGAAGCCCTGCTCCACCGGAGCGGAAAGCACGTGCGCGTTCACGCGAGCGAGGCGGCGGTCGCGACGATAACCGACCTCGACGGCGTCCTCGACACCGATCGGTTCGCCGAAGGCGTCCAGTTCGTCTACGCCGGCGACGTCAACGCGCTCCTCCGCGAGCTCGCGGGCCACGACGTCCGCGACGTGGAGATCGGCGAACCGCCGATCGAGGACGTGTTCTCGCACTACTACGGGTCCGAGGAGGGGGCGGGCGGGAGCGAGGCCGACGAGAACGAGGCCGACGGGAGCGACGGCGCGGAGGCGACGAATGCTTGA
- a CDS encoding COG1361 S-layer family protein — protein MSRRALPALAVVAVVALLVGAFGGLAVAQEEPPFVRGEPELDVYVPDSTVTPGTATDLTVQIANDGEVDAGSDARRATVTTARAVVVEVRNDGSPLVVETGRFAVGSIGEGEVREVPVSVRVPADAEPGRYSLDVRLRYSHTFLSAPRSGVVQDRTRTRTESISVTVDDAPRFAMRTVGTDVQVGGSGTLAVNVTNVGGEPARDLSVDLAANGPDLALGETDRNAARIDRLAPGENATVRFPAGVRADAAAESLGLTGTVRYTGVDGLRDAHEGIPVGLRPRAEQSFSVEVDDSTLRVGENGTVDGTIRNDGPADVRGVVLAVGDGAFVPRSPRYAVGDLDAGESAAFRFRGAVPAGADSVPQQLVLSTSYRSAADTERTVREAVRVPVAERRDAVTVSAVDPRFAAGEEGVLRLDVTNRRDVELRDVELRLAVDAPLESEFRTTVIPSLAPGETGRVAFDLAVDGDAPTSRYPADVEIGYTDPEGSRVTGDTATVTASVVESSGGEVPIEVGVLIILLLLVAAGAWWFYVR, from the coding sequence GTGTCCCGACGAGCCCTCCCGGCCCTCGCCGTCGTCGCCGTCGTCGCGCTCCTCGTCGGGGCGTTCGGCGGACTCGCCGTCGCGCAGGAGGAGCCGCCGTTCGTCCGCGGCGAGCCCGAGCTGGACGTGTACGTCCCCGACTCGACGGTGACGCCGGGAACGGCGACGGATCTCACGGTGCAGATCGCGAACGACGGCGAGGTCGACGCCGGGTCGGACGCCCGGAGGGCCACCGTCACGACCGCGCGCGCCGTCGTGGTCGAGGTCCGGAACGACGGCTCGCCCCTCGTCGTCGAGACGGGCCGTTTCGCCGTCGGATCGATAGGCGAGGGAGAGGTCCGGGAGGTGCCGGTCTCGGTCAGGGTCCCGGCCGACGCGGAGCCGGGGCGGTACTCGCTCGACGTGCGGCTCCGGTACTCGCACACGTTCCTCTCGGCGCCGCGGAGCGGGGTCGTCCAGGACCGGACGCGGACGCGGACCGAGTCGATATCGGTGACCGTCGACGACGCGCCCCGGTTCGCGATGCGGACGGTCGGCACGGACGTCCAGGTCGGCGGCTCCGGAACGCTCGCGGTGAACGTGACCAACGTCGGCGGCGAGCCCGCGCGCGACCTCTCGGTCGATCTCGCCGCGAACGGCCCCGATCTCGCGCTCGGCGAGACGGACCGGAACGCCGCCCGGATCGATCGGCTCGCCCCCGGAGAGAACGCGACGGTCAGGTTCCCGGCGGGCGTCCGCGCGGACGCGGCCGCGGAGTCGCTCGGCCTCACCGGCACCGTGCGGTACACCGGCGTTGACGGCCTCCGCGACGCCCACGAGGGGATCCCGGTCGGGCTCCGACCGCGCGCCGAGCAGTCCTTCTCGGTCGAGGTCGACGACTCCACGCTCCGGGTCGGCGAGAACGGGACCGTCGACGGGACGATCCGAAACGACGGGCCGGCCGACGTTCGAGGCGTCGTCCTCGCGGTCGGCGACGGGGCGTTCGTCCCCCGCAGTCCGCGGTACGCCGTCGGCGACCTCGACGCCGGCGAGAGCGCCGCCTTCCGATTCCGCGGCGCGGTCCCGGCGGGCGCGGACTCGGTCCCCCAGCAGCTGGTCCTCTCGACGAGCTACCGGAGCGCCGCCGACACCGAACGGACGGTCCGGGAGGCGGTGCGCGTTCCCGTCGCCGAGCGACGGGACGCGGTGACGGTGTCCGCGGTCGACCCGCGGTTCGCGGCCGGTGAGGAGGGCGTGTTGCGGCTCGACGTGACGAACCGACGCGACGTGGAGCTCCGGGACGTCGAACTGCGCCTCGCCGTCGACGCGCCGCTGGAGAGCGAGTTTCGGACGACCGTGATCCCGTCGCTGGCGCCCGGGGAGACGGGACGGGTCGCGTTCGACCTCGCGGTCGACGGCGACGCGCCGACGAGCCGGTACCCGGCGGACGTCGAGATCGGCTACACCGACCCCGAGGGGAGTCGCGTCACCGGCGACACCGCGACGGTCACCGCCTCGGTCGTCGAGTCGTCCGGCGGCGAGGTCCCCATCGAGGTCGGCGTGCTGATTATCCTCCTGCTCCTCGTCGCCGCCGGCGCGTGGTGGTTCTATGTCCGGTGA
- a CDS encoding aminotransferase class V-fold PLP-dependent enzyme yields MADRDGDAAAFRDAATSGDAMTPRELRADVPALGEAAYFNFGAHGPSPEYVVEAAGEFVADHEYGSATTDPYGYAFETYESVRERIAAFVGADADEIALTESTTDGITRIAGAIDWEPGDVVVRTDLEHPAGILPWKRLEREGIEVRALETEDGRVDRDEYAEAVADARLVCFSAITWTHGTRLPVADLVEVANDAGAFTLVDAVQSPGQVPLDVSAWGADAVAAAGHKWVLGPWGAGFLYVDREAAAELAPRAVGYRGVEDPSASEIEYKEGAPRLEVGTTTAAAHVGLVEALDAIEAVGLDAIESRIETLTDRFKAGVPEERLLSPREFESGLVTVDVDDPEATVERLAERDIVVRALPYPNAIRASIHAVSTESEVDRLVDALAAEW; encoded by the coding sequence ATGGCCGACCGCGACGGCGACGCCGCGGCGTTCCGAGACGCGGCGACCTCCGGTGACGCGATGACGCCCCGAGAGCTGCGCGCGGACGTGCCGGCGCTCGGCGAGGCGGCGTACTTCAACTTCGGCGCGCACGGGCCGAGCCCCGAGTACGTCGTCGAGGCCGCCGGCGAGTTCGTCGCCGACCACGAGTACGGCTCGGCGACGACCGACCCCTACGGGTACGCCTTCGAGACGTACGAGTCGGTCCGCGAGCGGATCGCCGCGTTCGTCGGCGCCGACGCCGACGAGATCGCCCTCACCGAGAGCACGACCGACGGGATCACCCGGATCGCCGGCGCGATCGACTGGGAGCCCGGCGACGTCGTCGTCCGGACCGACCTGGAGCACCCGGCCGGGATCCTCCCGTGGAAGCGGCTCGAACGCGAGGGCATCGAGGTCCGCGCCCTCGAGACCGAGGACGGCCGCGTCGATCGCGACGAGTACGCCGAGGCGGTCGCCGACGCGCGGCTCGTCTGCTTCAGCGCGATCACGTGGACCCACGGGACGCGGCTCCCGGTCGCCGACCTCGTCGAGGTCGCGAACGACGCCGGTGCGTTCACCCTCGTCGACGCCGTCCAGTCGCCCGGCCAAGTCCCGCTCGACGTGTCGGCGTGGGGCGCCGACGCGGTCGCCGCCGCGGGTCACAAGTGGGTCCTCGGCCCCTGGGGCGCCGGCTTCCTCTACGTCGACCGCGAGGCCGCCGCCGAGCTGGCGCCCCGCGCCGTCGGCTACCGCGGCGTGGAGGACCCGAGCGCGTCCGAGATCGAGTACAAGGAGGGCGCGCCGCGGCTGGAGGTCGGGACGACGACCGCGGCCGCCCACGTCGGCCTCGTCGAGGCGCTCGACGCGATCGAGGCGGTCGGCCTCGACGCGATCGAGTCCCGGATCGAGACGCTCACCGACCGGTTCAAGGCGGGCGTCCCCGAGGAACGGCTCCTGAGCCCCCGCGAGTTCGAGAGCGGGCTCGTCACGGTCGACGTCGACGACCCCGAGGCGACCGTCGAGCGCCTCGCGGAGCGGGACATCGTCGTCCGCGCGCTGCCGTATCCCAACGCGATCCGCGCCTCGATTCACGCCGTCTCGACCGAGTCCGAGGTCGACCGGCTGGTCGACGCGCTCGCCGCGGAGTGGTGA
- a CDS encoding pyridoxal-phosphate-dependent aminotransferase family protein encodes MLMTPGPTAVPDPVREAMSRELINPDVDPEFRRIYDRLTDRLATVYGVGSGEGGEGGGPARDVVVPGGEGILGLEAAIASLVEPGTEVLCLSNGLYGDGFADFVESYGGEATLVSADYDEALPLAALESELADGDTEFDVATMVHCETPTGTLNDLGPALDLLAGTDGETLTVVDAVSSLGGVQVPTERIDVCLGASQKCFSAPPGLTTAAISDRAWAAMEEREPHSLYTNFLPWRDTSEGFPYTHLTTEVVALDAALGLWLEEGLDAVRERHTEAAARCRERGAELGLEPYPEPERSSPTVTAFEVPGRAEELQSRLREERDVLVATGLGELADDILRIGHMGHNARVERVDETMDALGDVL; translated from the coding sequence ATGCTCATGACGCCGGGACCGACCGCGGTCCCCGACCCCGTCCGCGAGGCGATGAGCCGCGAGCTGATCAACCCCGACGTGGACCCCGAGTTTCGGCGGATCTACGACCGGCTCACCGACCGGCTGGCGACGGTGTACGGCGTCGGGTCGGGCGAGGGCGGCGAGGGCGGCGGCCCGGCCCGCGACGTCGTCGTCCCCGGCGGGGAGGGAATCTTAGGTCTGGAGGCCGCGATCGCCTCGCTCGTCGAGCCCGGGACGGAGGTGTTGTGTCTCTCGAACGGGCTCTACGGCGACGGGTTCGCCGACTTCGTCGAGTCGTACGGGGGCGAGGCGACGCTGGTCTCGGCCGACTACGACGAGGCGCTCCCGCTCGCGGCGCTGGAGTCGGAGCTCGCGGACGGGGACACCGAATTCGACGTCGCGACCATGGTCCACTGCGAGACGCCCACGGGAACCCTCAACGACCTCGGGCCCGCGCTGGACCTGTTGGCGGGGACCGACGGCGAGACCCTCACCGTCGTCGACGCGGTCTCCTCGCTCGGCGGGGTGCAGGTGCCGACCGAGCGGATCGACGTCTGTCTGGGCGCCTCCCAGAAGTGCTTCAGCGCGCCGCCGGGGCTCACCACGGCCGCGATCAGCGACCGCGCGTGGGCCGCGATGGAAGAGCGGGAGCCGCACTCGCTGTACACGAACTTCCTGCCGTGGCGCGACACCTCCGAGGGGTTCCCGTACACCCACCTCACGACCGAGGTCGTCGCGCTCGACGCGGCGCTCGGGCTGTGGCTGGAGGAGGGGCTCGACGCGGTCCGGGAGCGGCATACGGAGGCCGCGGCGCGGTGTCGCGAGCGCGGCGCGGAGTTGGGACTGGAGCCGTATCCGGAGCCCGAGCGCAGTTCGCCGACGGTGACGGCCTTCGAGGTCCCCGGACGGGCCGAGGAACTGCAGAGCCGGCTGCGCGAGGAACGAGACGTGCTCGTCGCGACCGGGCTCGGAGAGCTGGCGGACGACATCCTACGGATTGGCCACATGGGCCACAACGCGCGGGTCGAGCGCGTGGACGAGACGATGGACGCGCTGGGGGACGTTTTATAA
- a CDS encoding DoxX family protein: protein MSARSRSVALAALALFATLLARPAVAHVDYVTEDSGDPLDAVAFTAEVLSDPFNAALFAGSGLVAVAGIAAYLWVRPTIVDVVVLREKLVGYGDLVPWMLRLAVGLPLVGAGFQGYLFAPTLTFDTGASPLLRVLFIGLGFCLLFGLATRIASAAGLLTYAWVLVAVDPGVVIAMEYVPVLVALAVLGGGRPSADDMLLEVASTPGSYYGRIDPVHHLKAFLDGSTAPLRRYVPTVLRVGMGVTFVYLGLIQKLADPGSALQVVEKYDLTSVVPVDPGLWVVGAGMTEIAVGLALIAGFFTRGAAALSFVLFTTTLFGLPDDPVLAHVALFGMASAVFTLGSGPLAFDRWVGRPALDGDESVIPAD, encoded by the coding sequence ATGTCCGCTCGCTCCCGATCGGTCGCGCTCGCCGCGCTCGCCCTGTTCGCGACGCTCCTCGCGCGGCCGGCGGTGGCCCACGTCGACTACGTCACCGAGGACTCGGGCGACCCGCTCGACGCGGTCGCGTTCACCGCCGAGGTGCTCTCCGATCCCTTCAACGCGGCGCTGTTCGCGGGCTCCGGCCTCGTCGCGGTCGCCGGGATCGCCGCGTATCTGTGGGTGCGTCCGACGATCGTCGACGTCGTGGTCCTCCGCGAGAAGCTCGTCGGCTACGGCGACCTCGTGCCGTGGATGCTGCGGCTCGCCGTCGGCCTCCCCCTCGTCGGCGCCGGCTTCCAGGGGTACCTGTTCGCGCCGACGCTCACCTTCGACACCGGCGCGAGCCCGCTCCTCCGGGTGCTCTTCATCGGGCTCGGCTTCTGTCTCCTCTTCGGGCTCGCGACGCGGATCGCCTCGGCGGCCGGGCTGTTGACGTACGCGTGGGTCCTCGTCGCCGTCGACCCCGGCGTCGTCATCGCGATGGAGTACGTTCCGGTGCTGGTCGCGCTGGCGGTCCTCGGCGGCGGGCGCCCGAGCGCCGACGACATGCTGCTTGAGGTCGCGAGCACGCCCGGATCGTACTACGGTCGGATCGACCCCGTCCACCACCTGAAGGCGTTTCTGGACGGGTCGACGGCGCCCCTGCGGCGGTACGTCCCGACGGTGCTGCGGGTCGGAATGGGAGTCACGTTCGTCTACCTCGGCCTGATCCAGAAGCTGGCAGACCCCGGCAGCGCGCTGCAGGTCGTCGAGAAGTACGACCTCACGTCGGTCGTCCCGGTCGACCCCGGGCTGTGGGTCGTCGGCGCCGGGATGACCGAGATCGCGGTGGGGCTGGCGCTCATCGCCGGCTTCTTCACCCGCGGCGCGGCCGCGCTCTCGTTCGTGCTGTTCACGACGACGCTGTTCGGGCTCCCCGACGATCCCGTCCTCGCCCACGTGGCGCTGTTCGGCATGGCGTCGGCCGTCTTCACGCTCGGCTCCGGTCCGCTCGCGTTCGACCGGTGGGTCGGTCGCCCCGCACTCGACGGCGACGAGTCGGTCATTCCGGCCGACTGA
- a CDS encoding metal-dependent hydrolase encodes MMLPTHVLAGMLLAAPLVRLAPELAAVGFAAGFLGGLFPDLDMYVGHRKTLHYPVYYSAAGAVALVVALAAPSAVTVAATLFLLGAALHSVSDMYGGGLELRPWEGNSDRAVYDHYRGRWIAPRSGVRYDGAAEDLALSVGLSLPLIYLLDGHLRLAVLGTLLVAAVYTVLRRHLAELAALVIPLVPAALTPYLPDRYADEGPCE; translated from the coding sequence ATGATGCTCCCGACCCACGTGCTCGCCGGGATGCTGCTCGCCGCGCCGCTCGTGCGCCTGGCGCCGGAGCTGGCGGCCGTGGGGTTCGCCGCGGGCTTCCTCGGTGGCCTGTTCCCCGACCTCGACATGTACGTCGGCCACCGGAAGACGCTCCACTACCCCGTCTACTACTCGGCGGCCGGCGCCGTCGCCCTCGTCGTCGCCCTGGCGGCCCCCTCGGCGGTCACCGTCGCCGCGACCCTGTTCCTCCTCGGGGCGGCGCTCCACAGCGTCTCGGACATGTACGGCGGCGGGCTGGAGCTGCGACCGTGGGAGGGGAACTCCGACCGCGCGGTGTACGACCACTACCGGGGACGCTGGATCGCGCCGCGCTCCGGCGTCAGGTACGACGGCGCGGCCGAGGACCTCGCCCTCTCCGTCGGGCTGTCGCTCCCGCTCATCTACCTGCTCGACGGCCACCTCAGGCTGGCTGTGCTCGGGACGCTGCTCGTCGCCGCCGTGTACACGGTCCTCCGCCGGCACCTCGCGGAGCTCGCCGCCCTCGTCATTCCACTGGTGCCGGCGGCGCTGACCCCGTACCTGCCGGACCGGTACGCCGACGAGGGTCCCTGCGAGTAG
- a CDS encoding ABC transporter permease produces the protein MLETARYEGRRRLRGAAVLTAGVGAYSGFIVWYFTVLEGVDYEDVFEDLPPAMLEAFGIESLSTVEGFLGAQVFNFVWLLGLGLYFAYVAGGTVAGDVETERMDLLLSFPVTRSRLLVEKFAALLVPMVAVNALGGPIIYLFVVAVGETVPLDHLFLAHLLSIPYLLVCAGVGLAFSVAVDRAAIAERAAVGTVFVLYLVESVVGGADAYDWIQYLSPTQYYEPTPILIDGSFEPIDSVILLVAFVGLLILSQALFERRDI, from the coding sequence ATGCTTGAGACGGCTCGGTACGAGGGGAGACGACGGCTCCGCGGCGCCGCGGTTCTCACGGCCGGCGTCGGGGCGTACTCCGGGTTCATCGTCTGGTATTTCACCGTGCTGGAAGGCGTCGACTACGAGGACGTCTTCGAGGACCTGCCGCCGGCGATGCTGGAGGCGTTCGGCATCGAGAGCCTGTCGACCGTCGAGGGGTTCCTCGGCGCGCAGGTGTTCAATTTCGTCTGGCTGCTCGGCCTGGGGCTGTACTTCGCGTACGTCGCCGGCGGCACCGTCGCGGGCGACGTCGAGACGGAACGGATGGACCTCCTCCTGTCGTTCCCCGTCACGCGCTCCCGGCTCCTCGTCGAAAAGTTCGCGGCCCTGCTCGTCCCCATGGTCGCCGTCAACGCCCTCGGCGGCCCGATCATCTACCTGTTCGTCGTCGCCGTCGGAGAGACGGTCCCCCTCGATCACCTGTTTCTCGCCCACCTGCTCTCGATCCCGTACCTCCTCGTCTGTGCGGGGGTCGGCCTCGCGTTCTCGGTCGCCGTCGACCGCGCGGCGATCGCCGAGCGGGCCGCCGTCGGCACCGTGTTCGTCCTCTACCTCGTCGAGTCCGTCGTCGGGGGCGCCGACGCGTACGACTGGATACAGTACCTGAGCCCGACGCAGTACTACGAGCCGACGCCGATCCTGATAGACGGGTCGTTCGAACCGATCGACTCGGTCATCCTCCTCGTCGCGTTCGTCGGCCTGCTCATCCTCTCGCAGGCGCTGTTCGAGCGTCGAGACATCTGA